ATACGCCAGATACTTTCGGACGTTCTGTCCGAAGCTTCCGCCAATTTCTCTGCTAAAACATCATCATTACTGAAAAACCCAGCAACCTTTTCTCCCAAAGAGATCACCATAGCTCCTGTAAGAGTAGCAAAGTCTATAATCCTTGTGGGCTTTAACTTCTCTTGCGCATAAGTTATTGCATCCGCGAGAATTAATCGCCCTTCGGCATCAGTGCTTCCTATTTCTACAGAGAGTCCGGACATTCCAACATAAACATCTCCCATCTTGTAGGCTTTGCTTCCTATAGAGTTCTCCGTAGCAGGGATAACAGCTGTCACATTTAAAGGAAGAGAAAGAGAGGCTACAACAGATATTATTCCTAACACTGTTGCTGCTCCGGCCATATCTTCTTTCATCGTCAACATGGCTTTACCCGGCTTCAAATCCAGGCCTCCGGAATCAAATGTTACTCCCTTACCAACCAAGACGGTCTTATCTTTCGAATTGGGCTTCCCCTCATATTTAATCACTATCAACCTAGGATCCACAGCAGCGCCTCTGGAAACTGCTGCTAACAAGCCCATACCTTCTTTAAGAATAGCCGCCTTATCTAAAATAGAAACTTGCAGACCTGGAATAACTTTACTCAATCCTTTAGCTGTGTTGGCTAGATATTCCGGAGTAACATCATCAGCATTACCATTGACTAGGTCTCTGGTTAGATATACTCCTTCAAAAACAGCTTCAGCCCTTTCATATATAGGTTTAGCAATATTCGATACGACACCCACAAGACAAATTTTCTCTATGACAGGATCTGCCTTTTTAGAGATCTCTCCATACTGGGGGATTTGGTAATTTAGAGAAAGCATCCCCTCACAAACACTTTCTATAAAATCTTCGCAAGAAACGGCACGCAAAGAAGAAACTGTAGGTAGGATCACGTTGATGGAGGTACAAGAATTTTTCCTTAAAGCTCTTGTTAGGGAGGAGTAGGCCTCCAAAAGTTTTTCTTTGGTTACTTCTAGCTCCTCTCCTAGACCTAAGAAAAACACCTTAGCCTCTTTATTTTCCGAAGTATATACGAAATGAACTTCCCCCTTCTTTGCTGGGAATCCCGCTTTCAATGCTGGAGTTACTAATTCTTGCAGAGAATCATCAAGAGCTGCCGCACACTTTGTCTCTCCATTAGCAAAATAAAAAGGGATAACTAAAGCATCAGCTTTATTTCGTTTAGATAAAACTGGTTGAGCACAAAACAAACCTGCCACGACGATCTCCTAACATTTAGCTAACATACACAAAGACCTTATGAAGTCCCCTCAAAAAAGCAACGAGAAAAGTCTCCATAAGGCCTTAAGAAATTTCTAATCTTCAAGAAAAAGGACGAAGAGGGCCTAGAAAGGCACATCTTCACAAACGTAATCTTGCTCCTGACTACCGGCGTACATTTCCTTATCAGAGATGGCTTCATTATCCAAAGCTTCTCCTTCGAAACCGACAGACATACTACCTTCAGAAGCTGAAGGAGTGCTCTCTCCTTCTCTAGTTTCGGATCTCCCTCCGAAAGGACTGAACTTCAAAGAATCCACACTGATGACTAATGAAGACTGCGGATTACCATCTCGACCCATGTAGCTCTCTAAGGAAATATCTCCGGCAACAATAACTGCGGACCCTTTTTTAAGGTAGGGAAGCATTTTATCGTAACGGTCACTCCAGATATTGCATTTACACCAGACGGTCTCGTCTTTGGCGCCGTTTCTGCTTCTAACGGCCAACCTAAGGACTATTACTCGTTTACCTTTTGAGGTCATCCTTTCTTCAGGATCAGCACCCAAATATCCAGCAAAATACCCAAACATCATAGCGACGTTACTCCCCTGAAAACACTGTAGTTACGCACGAATTCCTGAAGGAGGAGGTTGTATTCCTCCACCGGCTTGAGGCATCTGTGGCATAGTATCAACAGAAGGTTCTCTCCCAGCAGCAATATCGCCACAAACTGTTCTCCACTTCACTACGGTTTCTATAAACAACTGAGCAAAAGCTTTCAACAAATTAGTCTCGGCATATTTCATATCCAAAACACAGTGCATAAGTATCAGCTGCTCTTTAACAGCGACTCCCACACCGCCTCCGGCCATCTGCCCTCCTAGCATGGATCCTTCTAATAGCTTTTCGTAGAGAGCCAGTTTCCTTTGAGGATTATCGGGCAATCCATCTAACAGTGGGGAATAGATATACAACCTATCAGAGTGCTCTTCGTAAGTAAGATGCAAAGAGAACTCCCCATCAACGAACAAAATGCATGTGTTATTCTGATCAAAAGCAACATCGGGAAGCTTTAATTCTTTAGCAAAATTCTTTAGATTTTCCTCTGCATTTTGCCTTGACATGCGGAATCTCCTTTTAACAATTTATTCGAGGCTAAAGTTAACACATTCTCTTATTTGTTAGGAAACGAATTCGCCCTAAAAAACCAAAAAACACCTTGTTTTTTCTTTGTTGTTTTGTTATTCGCATCCAAATGAATACTTTCTTTTACGACACACAAAACCCTCCTTTGGGCTGCAAAAAGATTCGTCATGGGTATTTCTCGTTCTGCATCCCTTCTGAAAAAGCTTCTGAAGCCTATCTAGTTTTGGCAGACCCTGAAGGAAGAGTTCTAAAAGAAGTTCCTTTAAAACTTTTAAAAGCTTCTGAAAAGCTATGGCATATAGATCTTGATGCGGTGCCGGAAGATTGTTTATATGGATTTCGGATAACAACAAATCAAAATCCTTCACAAGAGCGTCCATCTTATATCGCTGATCCGTTTTCAACTACTCTAGTTACTCCAACATCCTTCACAGAACCTCCCAAGAGTTTCCATTATATTTTTTCCCATCTACCTAAAGAAGAGTTGTTTAATTGGGATCAAGACTCTCCTCCCAAAATTCCTGGAAACAAAACTATCATCTATGAGGTTCACGTTCGATCCTTTACCAATGACCCCTCATCAAAAACTTCTTCTCTAGGAACATTTTCTGGGTTTGTAGATAAGCTTCCTTATTTGGTAGATCTAGGAGTCACAACGGTAGAGTTACTACCTATCTTTGAATTTAATGAACGAGAACATCCCCTATGCAATCCATCAACCAACAAACTCTGTAACTATTGGGGATACGCCCCCATTAACTTCTTCTGCCCTTCTAGACGATATTCAAAGAACTCTTTGTCTCCAGCTTTAGAATTTAAATCCTTTGTAAAAGAAGCACATAAGGTTGGAATAGAAGTTATCTTGGACGTTGTCTTTAATCACACTGGATCCGAATCTTTATCCCCCTTTTCTACTTTAGATAAAGACTCTTACTACATTATGGATTCTTCTGGGCAACACACCAACTATTCTGGATGTGGGAACACCTTTAATTCCAATTCAAATCAATCCATTAAGTTCATTTTAAAAAGTCTGAGATATTGGGTAGAGGAATTTCATGTTGATGGGTTTAGATTTGATCTAGCATCCTGTTTACTACGAGCAACCTCTGGAGAATTGTTAGAGTTTTCCCCTGTATTAGAAAAAATCTCCAACGACCCTGTTATATCTAAAGTCAAGCTTATAGCAGAACCTTGGGACGCTGCTGGAGGATATCACCTGGGCTTTTTCTCTTCCTTTTCCAAACAATGGAGTGAGTGGAACGGAGAGTATAGAGATTCCGTAAGAGCTTTTTTAAATGGAGACAAAAACTTTGCAGAAAAGTTTGCGCTTTCCTTCATGGGCTCTCCTCATATTTTTAAGAACTCCCCTTTTGACTCCATAAATTTTGTTACCTGCCATGATGGCTTTTCTTTGAGAGATCTTGTGACATACAAAAACAAACACAACACCGCCAATGGAGAAAACAATCAGGATGGCTCTCAAGTGAATTACAGCCAAAACTTTGGCGTAGAGGGACCCAGTATAGACCCCGAAATTCAACAAATAAGAAACCGACAAATAAAAAACTTCATTCTAACCCTTATGCTATCCCTGGGCACTCCTATGATATTATCTGGGGATGAATATGGGCACACTGGCGAGGGCAATAACAATCGCTGGTGCCACGATTCTTCCTTAAATTATTTCTTGTGGGACGAACAAGAAAAATCTTCGGAATTATTTTGCTTCACCAAAAAGAGCATTGCCCTAAGGAAAGAGCTGGAAGAAATTTTTTCCCTAGGAGTTTCCAGGGAATTTTTTTGGACAAATGAGCTAGGGATGGTAGAAGATTTTATCAAACCAAACCCCTTCCTAGCTGTCAAAATCTCGACTCCTAACCACCGAATATTTTTAGCGTTTAATACTAGCGAAGAAGAAATCTCATTCAAAATCCCGGAGACTTCCGCTGGTTTTTTAGAGTTTACTAAAATTGTAGATACGAAGGATGGATTCTTAGAAAATAGGGAGCTTTTAAAGTCAAAAGAACAAAACCTCCCCCCCCATACTGTAGCTTGCTATAAGAGCAGCAAAGAAAACTCTTAACGCATTAAAACGACGAAACAGCCGTCATAGCCAAGGATTCAAACTCCTCTCCATCTTTCCAAGAGTCTATGACAACGAAATCCGCCTGAGGATAAAACTTCTCTAGAATCTGCCTTGCATTAAGACCTTCAACAGCCAGATGCTCCACACCGTTTTTCAGCAAGGAGTCCGCATCTACACTTAAACCCTCTTCATTATCCAAGACCAGTCTGCAGGTCCAATCGACAGCTTCTTCTACTCCAAAGCTCCTTCGCGTTACGCCATACCCGCCGTATCCTTCTGTAGAAGCTACTAAATGCCAAAAACAATTTTCTCCGACACTCAGCAACTTCTCATATAAAGCTGTACGCTCTAAAATGACACATGCTGATAAAGCCTCTTTGTCTAAAGGCATAAGATATTTCACAGAGAGAACTGATTTTAGATAATCCTCTATTGTTAATTCATTTGTAACGATGACGCAACCCCTACCAGTTTTATGAATGTAAACAGCTCCTTTGTACTGTATACCGTTGACAAACAACGACGCTCCATCTTCTAAAGGCTCAACCTTCAGGCAAGCTACTCCAGGATACTCTTCGCCCCAACGAACTCCTTCATAGAGGGCATGGACAGCACTTCTCTTGCCTTGGAAACTTGTTTGTAGGACCTTCCCGTTACCGAAAACTCTATGGGCCCCCTTAGCTTCGACTAAAGCTGTTGTACTCTCCCCCACCACCAGCACGCGAACCTTAGGTTCTTGATCAACAGCTTGTTTAACGAACTGATCAGAAGCGGTAATTTCTGCCTGCAGCACCTGAGACGAAAATAACAACAGACCAATCACCAGGTGTTTCAAAGTTTTCACTATCCCTCTCCCAAAATTTTCTTTCTTCTCTTTTTTAGATGGCGGTAAGCAACATCGGTAACGCAGCGTCCCCTAGAAGTTTTCTTGATCAACCCTTTTAGAATCAAGAACGGCTCATGAACCTCTTCTACTGTACGGACATCTTCTCCGACAGCGATGGCCAAAGTTTTAATTCCCACAGGACCACCTTGATAAAAATCTATCATGGTAGTGAGGAGTTTAACATCTATCTCATTTAAACCCCAATCATCTATCAATAACATAGCTAATGCTTTTTCGGCTACGCTACGATTAATGACATTCCCATTACGCATCTGCGCATAATCACGCACCCACCGCAGTAGATTATTCGCCAATCTTGGCGTCCCTCTTGATCTAGAAGCGATTTCCAATAAAGCCTCTTCGTGAGCTTGGACATCAAGGAGCCCTGACGAACGGTTTAGTATCTGAAACAAATACTCTGTCGAGTAGTAGTCAAGTTTCCCCATGAAAGCAAAACGCGTACGCAGAGCCTCACTAATCATACCTAATTTCGTCGTTGCTCCCACGAGCGTAAACGGCGCTATATCGACTCTGACAGACCTTGCTCCTGGACCAGAATCGATGGTAACATCGATTTTAAAATCTTCCATAGCCGAGTACAAAAACTCCTCGGCCACAGAACTCATTCGATGAATTTCATCAATAAAAAAAACATCTCCGAGCTGAAGGTTTGTTAAAAATCCCAGGAGATCAGATGGTTTAGAGAGCTGAGGTCCTGAAGCGGTTATGAGGCCTCCATCGAGAGTCTCCGCGATGATATGAGCCAGAGAGGTCTTTCCTAACCCAGGAGGACCGAAGAATAGGCAATGACCTGGAGGCTCCTTTCTTTGAATGGCCGCATGAAGGAATACATCCAAGCGTTCTTTAAGCCTAGGCTGGCCATAAAATTCCTTCAACCCCTTAGGCCTTAAGGAAAACTCAAATTTTTTGTCCCCGCAAAAAACGGCTGTTCGCTCATCCATAAAAATCAACCACTAACAGGCTAATAAATCTCCTGATAAATACCTATTACTACCTTCTTAGCAACAAAAAAGTTTTTTACTTCATATTTTTACAGTTTTAACTTTTCTTGCAGAAAACAAAATCAAAAAAATCATCACATCAAAAATAAACTCCCAAGAAGTTTTACTCTAAATGATTTTCACAAGCAAGAGTATCCTAATATTCTTCCCCGAATAAAACGGAAAAAAACACTCTCGGTCTTTCATAATTTTTAGCTTTTCCTATGGAATTATGTAGAGAATATGTAAGATTGCTTGAAAGCGCTTGGGCAACCCCCGCTTGTCTTGTCTCAGTTGTCTAAGCTAAAACGAATGACAGAGGATTTATAACTATGAGTATTAAAGAGGATGAGTGGATCCGCCGAATGGCTCTCGAACATGGCATGATAGAGCCCTTTTCTGACGGCTTAGTAAATATAGATGCTCAGACCGGGGAAAAACTTATTAGTTATGGGCTCTCCAGCTATGGATACGACTTACGTATTTCGAGAGAGTTTAAAGTTTTCACGAATGTGTACAACTCTATTGTTGATCCTAAGGAGTTTTCTGAGAATACTTTTATCTCTATCGTGGACGACGTATGCATTATTCCGCCAAACTCTTTTGCCTTGGCTCGAAGCGTTGAATATTTTCGCATTCCCAGAAGCGTCCTAACGATGTGTATAGGAAAATCTACATATGCTCGCTGTGGATTGATCGTCAATGTTACACCCTTTGAACCTGAGTGGGAAGGCTACGTAACGATAGAAATTTCCAACACAACCCCCCTTCCAGCTAAAGTCTATGCAAATGAAGGCATTGCGCAAGTGCTTTTCTTTGAAGCAGAAAATGAGTGTTCTGTTTCCTATGCTGAAAGGAATGGAAAGTATCAAAAGCAACAAGGCATTACCATCCCTTTTGTTTAGTTAGATGAAGAAATCCTCTCTTACGAAAGTTCTCTTTGAAGAATGTATCATCAATTCCTGGTGGGTCATTCTTCTTTTCTTAGTGGGGACTTTTATTTATGACAGAGCCGTTAGGAAACTTTCTGACGAAGAGGCTAGGCTAAGAAGTCGCTTAGGCTCCCTAAAGAAAGAAATTTTTCTTGCTCAAGAGTTGCGAAAAGATCTCGTTTTGCGTATAGAGAATCGTTCTCGGCCAGAAGCTGTCGAAATGATGTTGATGGAAAGACTTGGATTAATCCCTAGAGGGTACATAAAAGTTTGTCCCCGACCTTCTGCTATGGGTCAAGGATAAAAGCATATGATGCATCTTCTCCTTGTTGGTTTGTTAATAGGGTTCACCCTGTGCTCTAGCTTCTTCTCTCTCTCCCAGATAGCTTTGTTTTCCTTGCCGTCATCATTAATATCTCATTACAAACGCTCCCCGAGCAAGCCGTTAAAAGCTATAGCCTCTCTATTGTCTCACCCTCATCACCTATTAATTACTCTGATCTTTTGCGATATTTTCGTAAATATCGCCATTCAGAACTGTACTGCCATCATTTTTAAAGACTACGAAAGTAGACTGATCAATGTTGGCGTTCCTCTGATGATCACTCTAATAATAGGCGAAATTCTTCCTAAGGCAATAGCTCTTCCATACAATGTCTCTATATCAAAGGCCATTACCCCTATCATTAATTTCATCCGCCTTCTTCTTCACCCCATCC
This is a stretch of genomic DNA from Chlamydiifrater phoenicopteri. It encodes these proteins:
- a CDS encoding leucyl aminopeptidase yields the protein MFCAQPVLSKRNKADALVIPFYFANGETKCAAALDDSLQELVTPALKAGFPAKKGEVHFVYTSENKEAKVFFLGLGEELEVTKEKLLEAYSSLTRALRKNSCTSINVILPTVSSLRAVSCEDFIESVCEGMLSLNYQIPQYGEISKKADPVIEKICLVGVVSNIAKPIYERAEAVFEGVYLTRDLVNGNADDVTPEYLANTAKGLSKVIPGLQVSILDKAAILKEGMGLLAAVSRGAAVDPRLIVIKYEGKPNSKDKTVLVGKGVTFDSGGLDLKPGKAMLTMKEDMAGAATVLGIISVVASLSLPLNVTAVIPATENSIGSKAYKMGDVYVGMSGLSVEIGSTDAEGRLILADAITYAQEKLKPTRIIDFATLTGAMVISLGEKVAGFFSNDDVLAEKLAEASDRTSESIWRMPLVSGYNQAISSEVADVKNIGNNRAGAITAALFLQKFVDEKIDWAHFDIAGTAYREKEEDFTPKYASGFGVRLLVSYLESLIS
- a CDS encoding single-stranded DNA-binding protein translates to MMFGYFAGYLGADPEERMTSKGKRVIVLRLAVRSRNGAKDETVWCKCNIWSDRYDKMLPYLKKGSAVIVAGDISLESYMGRDGNPQSSLVISVDSLKFSPFGGRSETREGESTPSASEGSMSVGFEGEALDNEAISDKEMYAGSQEQDYVCEDVPF
- a CDS encoding type III secretion chaperone Slc1, which translates into the protein MSRQNAEENLKNFAKELKLPDVAFDQNNTCILFVDGEFSLHLTYEEHSDRLYIYSPLLDGLPDNPQRKLALYEKLLEGSMLGGQMAGGGVGVAVKEQLILMHCVLDMKYAETNLLKAFAQLFIETVVKWRTVCGDIAAGREPSVDTMPQMPQAGGGIQPPPSGIRA
- a CDS encoding alpha-amylase family glycosyl hydrolase — translated: MNTFFYDTQNPPLGCKKIRHGYFSFCIPSEKASEAYLVLADPEGRVLKEVPLKLLKASEKLWHIDLDAVPEDCLYGFRITTNQNPSQERPSYIADPFSTTLVTPTSFTEPPKSFHYIFSHLPKEELFNWDQDSPPKIPGNKTIIYEVHVRSFTNDPSSKTSSLGTFSGFVDKLPYLVDLGVTTVELLPIFEFNEREHPLCNPSTNKLCNYWGYAPINFFCPSRRYSKNSLSPALEFKSFVKEAHKVGIEVILDVVFNHTGSESLSPFSTLDKDSYYIMDSSGQHTNYSGCGNTFNSNSNQSIKFILKSLRYWVEEFHVDGFRFDLASCLLRATSGELLEFSPVLEKISNDPVISKVKLIAEPWDAAGGYHLGFFSSFSKQWSEWNGEYRDSVRAFLNGDKNFAEKFALSFMGSPHIFKNSPFDSINFVTCHDGFSLRDLVTYKNKHNTANGENNQDGSQVNYSQNFGVEGPSIDPEIQQIRNRQIKNFILTLMLSLGTPMILSGDEYGHTGEGNNNRWCHDSSLNYFLWDEQEKSSELFCFTKKSIALRKELEEIFSLGVSREFFWTNELGMVEDFIKPNPFLAVKISTPNHRIFLAFNTSEEEISFKIPETSAGFLEFTKIVDTKDGFLENRELLKSKEQNLPPHTVACYKSSKENS
- a CDS encoding SpoIID/LytB domain-containing protein yields the protein MKTLKHLVIGLLLFSSQVLQAEITASDQFVKQAVDQEPKVRVLVVGESTTALVEAKGAHRVFGNGKVLQTSFQGKRSAVHALYEGVRWGEEYPGVACLKVEPLEDGASLFVNGIQYKGAVYIHKTGRGCVIVTNELTIEDYLKSVLSVKYLMPLDKEALSACVILERTALYEKLLSVGENCFWHLVASTEGYGGYGVTRRSFGVEEAVDWTCRLVLDNEEGLSVDADSLLKNGVEHLAVEGLNARQILEKFYPQADFVVIDSWKDGEEFESLAMTAVSSF
- the ruvB gene encoding Holliday junction branch migration DNA helicase RuvB; its protein translation is MDERTAVFCGDKKFEFSLRPKGLKEFYGQPRLKERLDVFLHAAIQRKEPPGHCLFFGPPGLGKTSLAHIIAETLDGGLITASGPQLSKPSDLLGFLTNLQLGDVFFIDEIHRMSSVAEEFLYSAMEDFKIDVTIDSGPGARSVRVDIAPFTLVGATTKLGMISEALRTRFAFMGKLDYYSTEYLFQILNRSSGLLDVQAHEEALLEIASRSRGTPRLANNLLRWVRDYAQMRNGNVINRSVAEKALAMLLIDDWGLNEIDVKLLTTMIDFYQGGPVGIKTLAIAVGEDVRTVEEVHEPFLILKGLIKKTSRGRCVTDVAYRHLKKRRKKILGEG
- the dcd gene encoding dCTP deaminase, coding for MSIKEDEWIRRMALEHGMIEPFSDGLVNIDAQTGEKLISYGLSSYGYDLRISREFKVFTNVYNSIVDPKEFSENTFISIVDDVCIIPPNSFALARSVEYFRIPRSVLTMCIGKSTYARCGLIVNVTPFEPEWEGYVTIEISNTTPLPAKVYANEGIAQVLFFEAENECSVSYAERNGKYQKQQGITIPFV